Part of the Paenibacillus guangzhouensis genome is shown below.
TTTTGATGGCGGGTATGTGCTCGATTTGTTCGCTGGAACGGGCGGACTTGGCATTGAAGCGCTCAGCCGAGGCGCAGAGCGTGCGATATTCGTGGATATGGATCCGAAGAGCATTGACGTGATTAAGCAGAACTTGAAGACGGCGAAGCTTGAGAACCAAGCGGAAGTCTACCGCAATGATGCGATGCGGGCGATTAAGGCACTGGAGAAACGGGCCAAGGGATTTGATCTGATTTTCCTCGACCCGCCTTACAAAATGACGAATGCCGACGAGATGATGCTCGATTTAGCGCAGCGGGGTCTCGTGCAGGAGGATGCTACCGTCATGGTTGAACATGATGCAGGTCATGTTTATCCCGAACAAGTCGGTGAATTTCGTCAGACACGGGTATCGAATTATGGTGAGACTACAGTGAGCATCTATCGGTATGAGAAGGAGGAACAAGTATGAGTGAACACAACGCACGAGCGCCGAGAGTCGCTGTCTATCCAGGCAGCTTCGATCCCATTACCCAAGGGCATATGGATATTATTGAGCGCGCAGCGAAGCAGTTCGACACGTTAATCGTAGGTGTGCTGAACAATTTAAGTAAAAATCCGTTATTTACGGTACAAGAACGTATGGATATGATTCGTGAAGCGACGCAGCATCTGCCGAATGTCGAAGTAGACAGCTTCCGGGATTTGACGGTGAACTTTGTGAAGTCGCGTCAAGCGGATGTGATTGTACGCGGTATTCGTTCTGTGACGGATTTTGAATATGAGCTTCAGATGGCTTCGACGAATAACAAGCTGGATTCATCAATCGAGACGATCTTCATGATGACTAACCCGAAATATTCGTATCTTAGTTCCAGTATTGTTAAAGAAATTGCTCGCTTCCAAGGTTCGGTAAATGATCTGGTCAGTCCGGAAGTGGAGCAAGCGCTGAAGTTGAAGTATCGTGATATGTAAGTTGTTGTCTCAGGGCAAAGTTCGATGACGGTGACGTAAGAAGGTCATCAGTCCCGAAATCAGCATGATGATAGCGAGAATGCTAATGAATACAATAGGAAGTACATACCAGGCGTTAACATGATTCATAAGCGCGAACCAATCCAGCTGCTGATTCTTGTCTTGAGCACCCCAAGCAGGTAGGAAGCTCGGGGCAATTTGGCCCAAGAGCAGCTGTAACGGATTCCAGCAGGCTAAGGTGATTAGTACAGCTAAGATACAATGCAGCATACGAGAGAGAAGGAAATAGAGATAACTCATGTCTGTGGATTGCGTTTTGCTGCGGATTTGCAAGTGTGCACTGATACCGCTCCAAGCCAGAATTCCGCTTAGAATGGCCATTTGTATCAGGTTAGAAGCTATATCTGCTGTACTGATCCCATAAGTGCCGAGATGCAGTTCCAAGAATCCTTGGACCCAATAAGGCGCGATATGCATTGGGAATAGTAGCTGCACGATTTGTGCGATGATGGAGAAAATCATCATATAGCCGCCGACCATCATCAGGGTCTGCACGGCTGAAGAGACTGCATCGCCTAGCAACCTTCCGAAGGTGCGTCCATCGGCCTGATGCGCTTGTTCCATGGCTTCGAGAATCCGCTGCCAACGCCGCTTAGGTGCGTGGCTATTTGGGGATGCTAAGTTGGAGTTATGCTGCTCCGCGCCATCCTCTTGGGTAGCGAAGAGCGGATCATGACCCTCCGTGGCAGACTCTGATTGTGCAATTGGTTGGCTGCGTCTCGGCGAGATTCCATAAAGGATGAATCCAGTTAAGATCGCGGAGGCCCAGTGAAATATTGCGAGCGCGAGACCCGCGTGCGGCTGTTGAAGAAATCCAACGCCGATGACAACGATGATCAGGATCGGATTGCTGACATGCGATAAGGCAAGAAGCCGATTCGCCTCATGTTTCTGCAGGACTTGCATCTTGCGCAGCGTGGCTGTTGCTTCCGCTCCAGCGGGAAAGCCTGCCGTCCAGCCGAGTGCGAGTGCCCATCCGCCAACGCCAGGTATCCCGAACACTCTTCGCATGACAGGATCAAGCAGCACACCAAGCCCATGAGCGAACCCATAAGCAATCATGATTTCAGATAAGACCAGGAATGGGAGCAGAGCAGGGAAGATCAGCTTCCACCATACAGAAAGACCTTGAAGAGAAGCCTTGAAGGCTTGATCCGGATAAAGTACGATGCAGAATACCAGGAGAATTGCCCCGAAGCTGAACAGCAGCGTCATCCAAGGACTTGTACGAATATTTTGACCATACAACATAAGTTCCACCTCTCCACGCATAAACAAAGAATAGTACATGTCTACGCGAAGAGACGAGCATTTAGACTAGAAGAGCGATGGGAAGGACGAGTGAAATGGATTCAAATCGACGATCAACCAGAAGCAGTAACGTAAAGTTTATTACTTATTTTTTTGCATTGATTGTGGCAGTATATGTGCTGGTCTACATGCCGACGCCTTATGTCATATATGAGCCGGGCAGCGCGGATGAGATTAAGCCGCTGGTGACAGTGAAGAACGGTGATAAGGAAGAAAAAGGGACATTCATGCTCACGACCGTTCTCCGCAAAAAAGCGAATGTCGCCTTAATGCTGGCAAGCGTTTTTGATAAAAATGAGCAGCTTGCGAAAGAAAATTTAGGTGGCAGAACGCAGCAAGAGTATACGACTGAGCAATTGTTCAATATGAGCAATTCGCAGACCAATGCCATGGCAGCTGCATATCTACATGCGAAGATTCCGTTCGATGTCATCATGGATAAATTAGTTATTATCTATAATAATCCTCAGCTAGAGACGAAAAATGATTTTCAGACCGGAGACCAGCTCATAAGTCTCGACGGCGTAAAGTTCAAACAATATGATGAACTCATTAATCTGATTCAATCCAAGAAGGTCGGCGATGTCTTGAAGGGGAAAGTGCTTCGAAATAATAAAGAGACTGATGTGATGGTCGAACTTATCGAATTGAAGGATGTCAAGGGCAATACGCGTCCCGGCATGGGCGTGAACTTCGGCATTGAGCAGAAAGTCGTTCCTCGAGGCAGCGATAAGGAAATTCAATTCAAAGTGGAGAATATCGGGGGTCCGTCCGCAGGTCTTATGTTCACGTTGGAGCTTGTAAACCAATTGACGGCTGGAGATTTGACTAAAGGCTACCGAATAGCAGGGACAGGAACGGTAAGTCCTGACGGCCTCGTAGGTCCGATTGGCGGGATTCCACATAAAATTGTAGCCGCTGATCGCGAACACGCGGATATTTTCTTCGCTCCTGCCCAAAATTATGATGAGGCGAAGAAAAAATACGATACCATCAAAACGAACATGAAGCTCGTGAAAGTAAATACGGTCGATGACGCGCTGGATTATCTGAAGTCGTTGCCGGAAAAAACAACAAAATAAGGCGCTAGTATAAAAAAAGAACCACCCACGCTTATCGAGGAAAGCGGATGGGTGGTTCGTAATAATCACGGAAAAGCATACGTGACGCATTCGTCTGGTCGCGGAAGGCGGACGCATAGATGCTCGTCGCTCGAATGTCCAAGGCGAGGAATGGATGCAAGTTCTTTCCCGTATCCGGTACATTCGTGATGATCGGCAGCTTGGCGTACTTCTTCATTCGCTTGAGTAGGGCTTGTCCTTGCGTAGAGAAGCCGAGGACACGGATATAGGACAACCCGTGGCGGAGTTGTTCCGGCGCAAGCTGCTTCTTCGCATGATTCAGGAGCAGGTGCGTAAGCATTCGCTGCAGCTTCGTCCGCGTATAGCGCTTGGTCTTGAGCTGTTCGAGCAGCGCTTCGACGGTGAGTGAAGGAAGAACGGGCAGCGCCTGCCGAATGCGCTGTTCGAGCCCTTCAGTCACCTCGTGATGTGCGGCGAGAGCTGCAGCGTCCTGCTGCAGCAAAGTGTGGAACAAGGGAGTAGCGAATGCCTCCCATGTGATGGGACCGCGCCCGGCGAGCCATTCGCGCTGCAGGATCTCCAGCGTGGATGGCGGGACATAGGGCGCGAGCGGCGCAAGGTCGCCGCGGCCCTCCGCGATCAGACGGCGCAAGGCCGTCGCGCTCGCGATATGCGCATCTGTGATGCGCGGCTCGTGGTAGCCCGCTGCGCGGCGGGCGACCGTCAAGGGCTCGATCGGGCTCTGCAGGCGCAGCAGAGCCATGAGATAATGCAGCCCGAGCGAATTGTTGGGCTGCTTCAAGATTGCGGCGAGCGCCTCTGCATCGCAGTCCGCTGCGATGGCGCCCGCACCGCCGCCCGCGAGCGCAGCGGCGGCGCTCTTCCCGGCCGCTGCCGCGAACGCGGCCGGGTAGCTCGCGCCTTGGCGCAGCTCGGCGCGCAGCGCGCCTGCGAGCCCCGCGGGCTCGCGATGCAGCAGCTGCGCCAGCTGCATGAGCAGCGGCAGCTCGCCGTGCTCGCTGCCGAAGCATAAGGCATCGCTGACGCCTGTCGCATCGAGCAGGCCGACTGCGCCGTAGGCGAACCATTCGGCGGGCTGCACCGCATACGCCGCCGGCAGCTCGATGACGATATCGACGCCCATGGCGAGCGCCATTTCGGCACGCGCCCATTTGTCGACAATCGCCGGTTCGCCTCGCTGTAAATAATGTCCGCTCATGACGGCGATGACCGCGTCCGCCCCCGCTTTTAATTTGGATTGCTCCAAATGATAGAGATGGCCGTTATGCATTGGATTATATTCTACGATGATGCCGACAGTTTTCACCTGTTTTCATCCTTTCGAATCCATGATATAGTTTCATGAAGAAACCTGATAAAATCGCTGGAAATCCCGCTTTTAACAGGCGATAGATTCCTTTCGAATAAGGTTTATCTCACTATAACATGTTGACAAATCCCTAGTAAAATCGATATAATAATTTTTGTCTGTTTGGAGTGATGTATATGTACTTTAATATTCGTGAGCTCATGTCAAAAGATACGACAATAACCTTTGATCAATCCATCGATATGAACCGCGTCATCGAAGGGCGACCTGATATTACATATATCAGCCCGGTGAAGGTTGAACTTACGGTCCGGCCTGAGATGGGCGGCGTGATTGATGTACGAGGGGAGCTAAGCGCAGAGCTGAAATTGCAATGTTCACGTTGCCTTACTCCGTTCGCGAAGAGCTACGTCATTCCGTTTCATGAGCGGTTCAAGCTAGCGGAATCTCCAGAGGAAGCCGAAGAGGATGAAGATTTCGAATTCGTCTCCGAGGAGAGAGTTGATCTCGCACCGTATATGGAAGAAGAAATGTATATGAATCTTCCGTATGCTCCGTTATGCGATGAAGATTGCCAAGGCTTATGTCCAACTTGTGGGACGAATCGTAATGAGCGTCCTTGCAGTTGTTCAAATGAAAAGATTGATCCGCGGCTCGCTGCGCTCCAAGATTTCTTCAAGAAGGAGTAATTGTAGAGCGCACACTTAGCTACGGAAGACACAGCAGTGTAATTATGGTAAGGAGGTGGGAACACATGGCAGTACCTCAAAGAAGAACGTCCAAAACACGTCGTGACAAACGTCGTACTCACTTTAAATTGGCAGTACCTGGAATGGTAAAATGTGAACAATGTGGAGAGTTGAAACTTGCTCACCGCGTTTGCAAAGTTTGCGGAACTTACAAAGCAAGAGAAATCATCAAGCAATAACATAAGTTTCCGGTCAATAGTGCTTCATCTCAGGATGAAGTGCTATTTTTTTTGCTCAAAAGCTTTCTTTTTGAGCGCTGATTCACTATACTATATCCTAGTACCTGGTTCTAAGAAAAACGGAATCAGTATGAAAGGCGGTAAGACCTATCGAACGATTACCCAAAAGACAGCGGCAACAGATGCTAGTGAAAATCATCGAAGAGAATCCGTTCGTGACGGATCAAGAGCTAACCCGCCAGCTGAAAGTTAGTATACAGACGATTCGCTTGGATCGGATGGAACTCGCCATTCCAGAGCTTCGGGAACGACTCAAGATGATGGCGGAACGTTCCTATGACCAAGTCCGCTCCTTGCCTTTGCATGAGGTGATTGGGGATATCGTGGACTTGCAGCTCGACCGCAGCGGTATCTCGATCTTCGAGATACGCCCAGAGCACGTCTTCTCTCGGACGAAGATTGCCCGGGGACATCATATTTTTGCGCAAGCGAATTCCCTGGCCGTTGCCGTCATTAATGATGAGATCGCGTTGACGGCATCCGCAGATATTCGATTTATCCGTTCGGTGCATCTGGAGGAGAAATGTATTGCGAAGGCGTACGTTCGCTCTATATCCGGTCAGAAGGGCAAAGCAAAGGTTGAAGTGTTCTCTTACGTAGGTGAAGAAATGGTGTTTCAAGGGAACTTTATCATATATCGAACCAAAACTGAGTCGAACATCGAAGGAGGGAACGAGGAATGAAGATCGCCATTGATGCGATGGGTGGGGATCATGCTCCTGCTTCGAATGTGGAGGGTGCTGTTGCGGCAGCGCAAATGTGGAGTGATATTGATGTGATTCTCGTTGGAGATGCAGCGATCATCGAACCGCTCCTCAAGGAAAGACCGAGCAATCTACATATACATCATTGCACGGAAGTGATTGGACCCGAAGATGAACCTGTGAAGGCGGTACGCCGCAAGAAGGATTCATCGATGGTCGTTGCTGGACGCCTGGTGAAGGAAGGACAGGCAGACGCCATGATATCGGCAGGGAATACAGGCGCGCTGATGACGACGGGATTACTCGTTGTCGGACGTATGGATGGCATTGAACGTCCAGCTCTGGCTCCGATGCTGCCTACAATGGATGAAGTCGGCGTATTGGCGCTGGATTTAGGTGCGAACATGGATGCGAAGCCGGAACATTTGGTACAATATGCGGTGATGGCGAGCATTTATCGAACAAAAGTGCATGGGATGGCCAAGCCGCGTGTAGGTCTCTTGAACGTTGGAACAGAAGCGATGAAGGGGAACGAGTTGACGAAGGCGACGTATCCGCTTCTTGAAGAAGCTCCGATCCAATTCGTCGGCAATGTTGAGTCGCGCGATGTTTTAGAGCGCAATTGCGATGTCCTTGTATGCGACGGCTTTGTTGGCAATATTTTGCTCAAGACGATGGAAGGAACGGCAGGATCGCTCATGTCCGTATTGAAGAAAGAGTTCACGAAAAACCTGTGGACGAAGCTTGCGGCAGCGATTATGATGCCTGGACTCAGAGGGCTTAAGAAGACGATGGATTATAAAGAACATGGCGGTGCCCCGCTGCTAGGATTGAACGGATTGGTGATCAAAGCGCATGGATCCTCAGATGCAAATGCGGTGAAGAATGCCGTCCGTCAAGCAAGAATCGCGATCCAGAGTCAATTAATTCAGACGATTTCGATGGAAATCAGCAGGAAGTGAGTGTTGTAGAAATGAATTTACATCCAGTTGGGATTTTGGGAACAGGCAAGTATGTACCGGAACGTATTCTCACGAATGCAGATCTAGAGAAAATGGTAGAGACGAATGACGAATGGATCGTTACCCGCACGGGGATGAAAGAACGCCGTATCGCAGCGGAAGATCAAGCGACTTCGGATCTTGCTTATCATGCTGCCCTGGCAGCGATGGAGAAGGCAGGTGTAACCGCAGACGATATTGATCTCATTATTGTCTCTACGATTACGCCAGATACGATGTTCCCATCAACGGCTTGCATTCTTCAAGACAAACTTGGCGCGAAGAAGGCGGCTGCATTTGATCTGTCGGCGGCTTGCTCCGGTTTTATCTATGGATTGGCAACGGCGAACAATTTTATTGCGACAGGCATGTACAAGAAGGCGCTTGTGATTGGTGCAGAATGTCTGTCCCGGATTACGGATTATACGGATCGTAACACATGCATCCTATTCGGCGACGGCGCGGGCGCAGTCGTGCTTGGGGTTGTTCCTGAAGGTCGCGGCTTCCGATCCTTCGAGCTTGGCGCGGATGGTTCAGGCGGCGAGCTGCTGAAGCTTAGCGGCGGCGGATCACGTCTGCCGGCATCGATCGAATCGATCGAAGGCAAGAGCCACTACATTCACATGGCTGGAAGCGAAGTATTCAAATTCGCGGTCCGTACGATGGGGAATGCAGCGGAAGAAGCGCTTGCGAAAGCGAACCTTACCAAAGAAGATATTGATCTATTGATTCCGCATCAAGCGAATATCCGGATTATTCAAGCATCCGTTAATCGTCTTAACCTGCCGGAAGAGAAATGTATGATCAATCTGCCGAAGTATGCGAATACATCCGCAGCATCGATTCCTCTTGCGCTTGCGGAGGCAGATGAAGAAGGCCGTATTCAAGAAGGCGATTGCCTCGTTCTCGTTGGGTTTGGCGGCGGATTAACTTGGGGTGCATCCGTTATTATTTGGTAATTATAGATACTTTTTTTCTTGATTGATTTGATGGAAGGAGCATTACTTTGTCTAAAATTGCATTTGTATTCCC
Proteins encoded:
- the rsmD gene encoding 16S rRNA (guanine(966)-N(2))-methyltransferase RsmD, giving the protein MRVISGSARGRSLKAVPGMGTRPTTDKVKEAIFSMIGPYFDGGYVLDLFAGTGGLGIEALSRGAERAIFVDMDPKSIDVIKQNLKTAKLENQAEVYRNDAMRAIKALEKRAKGFDLIFLDPPYKMTNADEMMLDLAQRGLVQEDATVMVEHDAGHVYPEQVGEFRQTRVSNYGETTVSIYRYEKEEQV
- the coaD gene encoding pantetheine-phosphate adenylyltransferase, with translation MSEHNARAPRVAVYPGSFDPITQGHMDIIERAAKQFDTLIVGVLNNLSKNPLFTVQERMDMIREATQHLPNVEVDSFRDLTVNFVKSRQADVIVRGIRSVTDFEYELQMASTNNKLDSSIETIFMMTNPKYSYLSSSIVKEIARFQGSVNDLVSPEVEQALKLKYRDM
- a CDS encoding nucleoside recognition domain-containing protein; amino-acid sequence: MLYGQNIRTSPWMTLLFSFGAILLVFCIVLYPDQAFKASLQGLSVWWKLIFPALLPFLVLSEIMIAYGFAHGLGVLLDPVMRRVFGIPGVGGWALALGWTAGFPAGAEATATLRKMQVLQKHEANRLLALSHVSNPILIIVVIGVGFLQQPHAGLALAIFHWASAILTGFILYGISPRRSQPIAQSESATEGHDPLFATQEDGAEQHNSNLASPNSHAPKRRWQRILEAMEQAHQADGRTFGRLLGDAVSSAVQTLMMVGGYMMIFSIIAQIVQLLFPMHIAPYWVQGFLELHLGTYGISTADIASNLIQMAILSGILAWSGISAHLQIRSKTQSTDMSYLYFLLSRMLHCILAVLITLACWNPLQLLLGQIAPSFLPAWGAQDKNQQLDWFALMNHVNAWYVLPIVFISILAIIMLISGLMTFLRHRHRTLP
- a CDS encoding YlbL family protein — encoded protein: MAVYVLVYMPTPYVIYEPGSADEIKPLVTVKNGDKEEKGTFMLTTVLRKKANVALMLASVFDKNEQLAKENLGGRTQQEYTTEQLFNMSNSQTNAMAAAYLHAKIPFDVIMDKLVIIYNNPQLETKNDFQTGDQLISLDGVKFKQYDELINLIQSKKVGDVLKGKVLRNNKETDVMVELIELKDVKGNTRPGMGVNFGIEQKVVPRGSDKEIQFKVENIGGPSAGLMFTLELVNQLTAGDLTKGYRIAGTGTVSPDGLVGPIGGIPHKIVAADREHADIFFAPAQNYDEAKKKYDTIKTNMKLVKVNTVDDALDYLKSLPEKTTK
- a CDS encoding nucleotidyltransferase, giving the protein MKTVGIIVEYNPMHNGHLYHLEQSKLKAGADAVIAVMSGHYLQRGEPAIVDKWARAEMALAMGVDIVIELPAAYAVQPAEWFAYGAVGLLDATGVSDALCFGSEHGELPLLMQLAQLLHREPAGLAGALRAELRQGASYPAAFAAAAGKSAAAALAGGGAGAIAADCDAEALAAILKQPNNSLGLHYLMALLRLQSPIEPLTVARRAAGYHEPRITDAHIASATALRRLIAEGRGDLAPLAPYVPPSTLEILQREWLAGRGPITWEAFATPLFHTLLQQDAAALAAHHEVTEGLEQRIRQALPVLPSLTVEALLEQLKTKRYTRTKLQRMLTHLLLNHAKKQLAPEQLRHGLSYIRVLGFSTQGQALLKRMKKYAKLPIITNVPDTGKNLHPFLALDIRATSIYASAFRDQTNASRMLFRDYYEPPIRFPR
- a CDS encoding YceD family protein; this encodes MYFNIRELMSKDTTITFDQSIDMNRVIEGRPDITYISPVKVELTVRPEMGGVIDVRGELSAELKLQCSRCLTPFAKSYVIPFHERFKLAESPEEAEEDEDFEFVSEERVDLAPYMEEEMYMNLPYAPLCDEDCQGLCPTCGTNRNERPCSCSNEKIDPRLAALQDFFKKE
- the rpmF gene encoding 50S ribosomal protein L32, whose product is MAVPQRRTSKTRRDKRRTHFKLAVPGMVKCEQCGELKLAHRVCKVCGTYKAREIIKQ
- the fapR gene encoding transcription factor FapR is translated as MLVKIIEENPFVTDQELTRQLKVSIQTIRLDRMELAIPELRERLKMMAERSYDQVRSLPLHEVIGDIVDLQLDRSGISIFEIRPEHVFSRTKIARGHHIFAQANSLAVAVINDEIALTASADIRFIRSVHLEEKCIAKAYVRSISGQKGKAKVEVFSYVGEEMVFQGNFIIYRTKTESNIEGGNEE
- the plsX gene encoding phosphate acyltransferase PlsX, whose translation is MKIAIDAMGGDHAPASNVEGAVAAAQMWSDIDVILVGDAAIIEPLLKERPSNLHIHHCTEVIGPEDEPVKAVRRKKDSSMVVAGRLVKEGQADAMISAGNTGALMTTGLLVVGRMDGIERPALAPMLPTMDEVGVLALDLGANMDAKPEHLVQYAVMASIYRTKVHGMAKPRVGLLNVGTEAMKGNELTKATYPLLEEAPIQFVGNVESRDVLERNCDVLVCDGFVGNILLKTMEGTAGSLMSVLKKEFTKNLWTKLAAAIMMPGLRGLKKTMDYKEHGGAPLLGLNGLVIKAHGSSDANAVKNAVRQARIAIQSQLIQTISMEISRK
- a CDS encoding beta-ketoacyl-ACP synthase III, with the protein product MNLHPVGILGTGKYVPERILTNADLEKMVETNDEWIVTRTGMKERRIAAEDQATSDLAYHAALAAMEKAGVTADDIDLIIVSTITPDTMFPSTACILQDKLGAKKAAAFDLSAACSGFIYGLATANNFIATGMYKKALVIGAECLSRITDYTDRNTCILFGDGAGAVVLGVVPEGRGFRSFELGADGSGGELLKLSGGGSRLPASIESIEGKSHYIHMAGSEVFKFAVRTMGNAAEEALAKANLTKEDIDLLIPHQANIRIIQASVNRLNLPEEKCMINLPKYANTSAASIPLALAEADEEGRIQEGDCLVLVGFGGGLTWGASVIIW